One Rissa tridactyla isolate bRisTri1 chromosome 1, bRisTri1.patW.cur.20221130, whole genome shotgun sequence DNA segment encodes these proteins:
- the GTSE1 gene encoding G2 and S phase-expressed protein 1 isoform X2, whose amino-acid sequence MEQGKEMAAHCSSHVTEKNLGICMSNDVPLLTDEKFDFDLSLSPASGNEDEVFIGPLGHKEKCIAVSVEEKRIPEKKHVPVCDDKLMWSPLTEEKFVEIFKEAHLLALQMENVSKNEQTKISQSEEQENKIIEQFVEDSKSKLNILRNQNTEKSPRSVKRETYCVQDRPACQLPPCFQKESDKPLSGDKTHVLHTSPNRNPLKIHASPMKIASSSLTQEQKTKERNTEATGKLPMAKPSSTLGKSNLLTIEKPKPGKHTSISTKRDLSSVGSSEDLISDKSSVASDVFESSFSGSSSVQDKKALPPPSKPALKKITHLKLPGVASGLTRKTISSSLSSVSSMNSSLNSSLPISPIGKNGKTSMSSKASVSGSKLSSSTNRLSLVRPTRVSSLQAANAEKSRKQARSASTPKISSALSLDKSSASATSSETVGSGIQRLSSVPNLQKLCQQSKDGSATKESLCPKPRGRVLSIPTSQTQAPVKTGDTPSNKSAPKATPSLGLTFCGTLGSAMAVSTPVKSSEDGIFQNSCFPERSVFVTPASLKRSGLPTPARRISGFPAVTPKTAPRMACSPHTASVCQSFSFSTKKTLTA is encoded by the exons atggagcaaggaaaagaaatggcagcACATTGCTCAAGTCATGTGACTGAAAAAAACCTGGGTATTTGCATGAGTAATG ATGTTCCTCTTCTGACTGATGAAAAGTTTGATTTTGACCTTTCACTCTCTCCAGCAAG TGGAAATGAAGATGAAGTTTTTATTGGACCTTTGggacacaaagaaaaatgtattgctgTCAGCgttgaagaaaaaagaattcctgaaaaaaagCATGTGCCTGTTTGTGATGATAAACTCATGTGGAGCCCACTTACAGAAGAGAAATTTGTGGAAATTTTCAAAGAAGCTCATTTGTTAGCACTGCAAATGGAGAATGTAAGCAAGAATGAACAGACTAAAATAAGCCAATCggaagaacaggaaaataagaTTATAGAACAATTTGTGGAGGACTCAAAGTCAAAATTGAACATACTGAGAAaccaaaatacagagaaaagtcCCAGGTCTGTTAAAAGGGAGACATACTGTGTGCAGGATCgtccagcatgtcagctgccaCCTTGCTTTCAGAAGGAATCAGATAAACCTTTGTCAGGTGACAAGACACATGTTCTTCATACTTCTCCAAACAGAAACCCTCTTAAAATTCATGCATCTCCTATGAAAATTGCCAGTTCATCTCTGACACAAGAACAGAAAactaaggaaagaaatacagaggCAACTGGCAAACTGCCAATGGCAAAACCTTCATCTACTCTTGGAAAAAGCAATTTGTTGACTATTGAAAAG CCCAAACCAGGAAAACATACTAGTATTTCTACAAAAAGAGACTTGAGCAGCGTGGGATCATCTGAAGATCTAATTTCTGATAAATCTAGTGTTGCTTCAGATGTCTTTGAGTCTTCGTTCAGCGGCAGTTCCTCTGTGCAAGACAAAAAAGCCCTTCCTCCACCAAGTAAG CCTGCCTTAAAGAAGATAACACATCTGAAACTTCCTGGTGTTGCCAGTGGTCTCACAAGAAAGACTATTTCATCTTCTTTGTCATCAGTTTCCAGCATGAACTCAAGTCTGAATTCAAGTTTACCCATTTCTCCCATAGGAAAAAATG gaaaaacaaGCATGTCTTCAAAAGCTAGTGTGAGTGGTTCCAAGCTTTCGTCTAGCACAAACAGGCTGTCCCTTGTCAGACCTACCAGAGTGTCATCTCTGCAGGCTGCCAATGCTGAGAAATCCAGGAAGCAAGCAAGATCAGCTAGTACTCCCAAAATATCTAGTGCTTTAAGCTTGGATAAATCTTCAGCTTCTGCAACCTCATCTGAGACTGTAGGCAGTGGAATTCAGAGGCTGAGCTCTGTTCCAAATCTGCAGAAGCTGTGTCAGCAGAGTAAAGATGGAAGTGCAACAAAAGAAAGCCTGTGTCCGAAGCCCAGGGGTAGAGTTTTGTCCATTCCTACCAGTCAAACTCAGGCTCCGGTGAAGACTGGAG ATACACCATCAAACAAATCAGCACCGAAAGCAACACCATCTCTTGGATTAACATTTTGTGGCACACTTGGAAG TGCCATGGCAGTCAGCACTCCTGTGAAATCTTCAGAAGATGGGATCTTTCAGAATTCTTGTTTTCCTGAGAGGTCTGTTTTTGTGACTCCTGCCAGTCTGAAACGGTCTGGCTTACCAACACCTGCTCGTCGTATCTCAGGATTTCCAGCAGTGACTCCTAAAACTGCACCAAGAATGGCATGTTCTCCACATACTGCATCTGTTTGCCAAAGTTTCAGCTTTTCTACCAAAAAGACTCTTACAGCTTG A
- the TRMU gene encoding mitochondrial tRNA-specific 2-thiouridylase 1, with product MMSAGRRVACAVSGGVDSAVAALLLRRRGYQVTGVFMKNWDPLDEQGACSIDRDCEDAYRVCQKLDIPFHQVSYVKEYWNEVFSDLLKEYELGRTPNPDIVCNKHIKFNYFLHYAMDNLGADAIATGHYARTSLEDEEVFQQKHIKRPQRLFRNRFEVRNTVKLLQGADLFKDQTFFLSQISQDALRKTIFPLGDLTKNFVKKIAAEHDLHHVLKKKESMGVCFIGERNFENFLLEYLEPQPGNFVSIEDKKVMGTHKGWFLYTIGQRARLAGLKDAWFIVDKDVSTGDVFVAPSTDHPALYRDLLRTNRVHWIAEEPPAELVRDKMMECHFRFRHQMALVPCVLTLNQDGSVWVTLVKPARAITPGQFAVFYKGDECLGSGKILRMGPSVYTMQQGKNREEGPKKEETDKIEPAT from the exons ATGATGTCGGCGGGGCGACGGGTGGCCTGCGCCGTCTCCGGCGGGGTGGACAGTGCCGTGGCCGCCCTCCTGCTGCGCCGCCGGG GCTACCAGGTGACGGGTGTTTTTATGAAGAACTGGGACcctctggatgaacaaggagcttgCTCCATTGACAGAGATTGTGAAGATGCCTACCGGGTTTGTCAGAAGCTTGATATTCCTTTTCACCAGGTTTCCTACGTGAAGGAATACTGGAATGAAGTGTTCAG TGACCTCTTAAAAGAGTATGAATTGGGAAGAACTCCTAATCCTGATATCGTGTGTAACAAGCATATCAAATTCAACTACTTTCTTCATTATGCTATGGATAACCTCG gAGCTGATGCAATTGCTACTGGGCATTATGCTAGGACCTCACTAGAGGATGAGGAAGTGTTTCAACAGAAACATATTAAAAGACCACAAAGACTTTTCAGAAACCGTTTTGAAGTTAGAAATA CTGTGAAACTCCTTCAAGGGGCTGACCTCTTTAAGGACCAGACCTTCTTTCTCAGTCAGATCTCACAGGATGCTTTGAGGAAAACCATTTTCCCTTTAGGGGATTTAACAAAAAATTTCGTAAAGAAGATAGCAGCAGAACATGACCTTCATCATGTgctaaagaaaaaagag AGTATGGGAGTCTGCTTCATTGGTgaaagaaactttgaaaatttCCTTCTCGAG TATTTAGAACCTCAACCAGGTAACTTTGTTTCCATTGAAGATAAGAAGGTGATGGGAACACACAAAG gTTGGTTCCTCTACACAATAGGCCAGAGGGCTAGACTAGCAGGCCTGAAGGATGCTTGGTTCATTGTAGACAAAGATGTCAGCACTGGAGATGTCTTTGTG GCACCATCAACAGATCACCCTGCTCTGTACAGAGACCTGTTGCGGACAAACCGAGTGCACTGGATAGCAGAGGAACCTCCTGCAGAGCTCGTTAGAGATAAGATGATGGAATGTCATTTCAGGTTTCGGCACCAGATGGCACTGG TGCCTTGTGTGCTGACTCTAAACCAAGATGGGAGCGTGTGGGTGACGCTTGTGAAGCCAGCGAGAGCTATCACACCTGGGCAG TTTGCCGTGTTCTACAAGGGTGACGAGTGCTTGGGCAGTGGGAAGATCCTAAGGATGGGCCCATCGGTGTATACCATGCAACAGGGCAAAAACCGAGAGGAGGGGCCAAAGAAGGAAGAGACTGACAAGATAGAACCAGCAACATAA
- the GTSE1 gene encoding G2 and S phase-expressed protein 1 isoform X1: MEQGKEMAAHCSSHVTEKNLGICMSNDVPLLTDEKFDFDLSLSPASGNEDEVFIGPLGHKEKCIAVSVEEKRIPEKKHVPVCDDKLMWSPLTEEKFVEIFKEAHLLALQMENVSKNEQTKISQSEEQENKIIEQFVEDSKSKLNILRNQNTEKSPRSVKRETYCVQDRPACQLPPCFQKESDKPLSGDKTHVLHTSPNRNPLKIHASPMKIASSSLTQEQKTKERNTEATGKLPMAKPSSTLGKSNLLTIEKPKPGKHTSISTKRDLSSVGSSEDLISDKSSVASDVFESSFSGSSSVQDKKALPPPSKPALKKITHLKLPGVASGLTRKTISSSLSSVSSMNSSLNSSLPISPIGKNGKTSMSSKASVSGSKLSSSTNRLSLVRPTRVSSLQAANAEKSRKQARSASTPKISSALSLDKSSASATSSETVGSGIQRLSSVPNLQKLCQQSKDGSATKESLCPKPRGRVLSIPTSQTQAPVKTGDTPSNKSAPKATPSLGLTFCGTLGSAMAVSTPVKSSEDGIFQNSCFPERSVFVTPASLKRSGLPTPARRISGFPAVTPKTAPRMACSPHTASVCQSFSFSTKKTLTACSKQTKESKTQTSSSEDDVSPPPVLPLALNFSPEKNDTEVVDNELKEAEVQNQMAEEKKTEAILVDIGIDRSLPCTLECESRPLIDLSNTPEVSKITPLKPTISGHVKLIDLSSPLIILSPDVNKENLDSPLLKF, translated from the exons atggagcaaggaaaagaaatggcagcACATTGCTCAAGTCATGTGACTGAAAAAAACCTGGGTATTTGCATGAGTAATG ATGTTCCTCTTCTGACTGATGAAAAGTTTGATTTTGACCTTTCACTCTCTCCAGCAAG TGGAAATGAAGATGAAGTTTTTATTGGACCTTTGggacacaaagaaaaatgtattgctgTCAGCgttgaagaaaaaagaattcctgaaaaaaagCATGTGCCTGTTTGTGATGATAAACTCATGTGGAGCCCACTTACAGAAGAGAAATTTGTGGAAATTTTCAAAGAAGCTCATTTGTTAGCACTGCAAATGGAGAATGTAAGCAAGAATGAACAGACTAAAATAAGCCAATCggaagaacaggaaaataagaTTATAGAACAATTTGTGGAGGACTCAAAGTCAAAATTGAACATACTGAGAAaccaaaatacagagaaaagtcCCAGGTCTGTTAAAAGGGAGACATACTGTGTGCAGGATCgtccagcatgtcagctgccaCCTTGCTTTCAGAAGGAATCAGATAAACCTTTGTCAGGTGACAAGACACATGTTCTTCATACTTCTCCAAACAGAAACCCTCTTAAAATTCATGCATCTCCTATGAAAATTGCCAGTTCATCTCTGACACAAGAACAGAAAactaaggaaagaaatacagaggCAACTGGCAAACTGCCAATGGCAAAACCTTCATCTACTCTTGGAAAAAGCAATTTGTTGACTATTGAAAAG CCCAAACCAGGAAAACATACTAGTATTTCTACAAAAAGAGACTTGAGCAGCGTGGGATCATCTGAAGATCTAATTTCTGATAAATCTAGTGTTGCTTCAGATGTCTTTGAGTCTTCGTTCAGCGGCAGTTCCTCTGTGCAAGACAAAAAAGCCCTTCCTCCACCAAGTAAG CCTGCCTTAAAGAAGATAACACATCTGAAACTTCCTGGTGTTGCCAGTGGTCTCACAAGAAAGACTATTTCATCTTCTTTGTCATCAGTTTCCAGCATGAACTCAAGTCTGAATTCAAGTTTACCCATTTCTCCCATAGGAAAAAATG gaaaaacaaGCATGTCTTCAAAAGCTAGTGTGAGTGGTTCCAAGCTTTCGTCTAGCACAAACAGGCTGTCCCTTGTCAGACCTACCAGAGTGTCATCTCTGCAGGCTGCCAATGCTGAGAAATCCAGGAAGCAAGCAAGATCAGCTAGTACTCCCAAAATATCTAGTGCTTTAAGCTTGGATAAATCTTCAGCTTCTGCAACCTCATCTGAGACTGTAGGCAGTGGAATTCAGAGGCTGAGCTCTGTTCCAAATCTGCAGAAGCTGTGTCAGCAGAGTAAAGATGGAAGTGCAACAAAAGAAAGCCTGTGTCCGAAGCCCAGGGGTAGAGTTTTGTCCATTCCTACCAGTCAAACTCAGGCTCCGGTGAAGACTGGAG ATACACCATCAAACAAATCAGCACCGAAAGCAACACCATCTCTTGGATTAACATTTTGTGGCACACTTGGAAG TGCCATGGCAGTCAGCACTCCTGTGAAATCTTCAGAAGATGGGATCTTTCAGAATTCTTGTTTTCCTGAGAGGTCTGTTTTTGTGACTCCTGCCAGTCTGAAACGGTCTGGCTTACCAACACCTGCTCGTCGTATCTCAGGATTTCCAGCAGTGACTCCTAAAACTGCACCAAGAATGGCATGTTCTCCACATACTGCATCTGTTTGCCAAAGTTTCAGCTTTTCTACCAAAAAGACTCTTACAGCTTG ttcTAAACAGACAAAAGAGAGTAAGACACAGACATCTTCTTCAGAAGATGATGTATCTCCTCCACCTGTGCTCCCCCTTGCACTTAACTTCTCACCAGAAAAAAATGATACAGAAGTAGTAGACAATGAATTAAAGGAGGCTGAAGTACAAAATCAGatggctgaagagaaaaaaactgag gccataCTGGTAGATATTGGAATAGACAGATCTCTCCCTTGCACTTTGGAATGTGAAAGTAGACCTCTGATTGACCTTTCCAATACTCCCGAAGTGAGTAAGATTACTCCTCTAAAGCCTACAATATCAGGGCATGTAAAG ctaatTGATTTGAGCTCACCTCTTATCATTCTGAGTCCTGatgtaaacaaagaaaatctggaTTCCCCTCTACTCAAGTTCTGA